Proteins encoded by one window of Xylella fastidiosa:
- a CDS encoding acetylglutamate kinase, with amino-acid sequence MHANLQTRQIIIRLLSSMASAKEISQYLKRFSQLDAKRFAVVKVGGAVLRDDVDALTSSLSFLQEVGLTPIVLHGAGPQLDEELTAVGIQKKTVNGFRVTLPETMAIVRKVFHATNLQLIEALQRNGARATSITGGVFEAHYLDQETYGLVGGISAVNIAPIEASLRAASIPVIASLGETPSGQILNINADVAANELVHVLQPYKIIFLTGTGGLLDADGKIINSINLSTEYEQLIQQPWVYGGMKLKIEQIKHLLDRLPLESSVSITRPADLAKELFTHKGSGTLIRRGERVIRATTWKDLDLPRLQHLIQSSFRRTLIPHYFETTPLLRAYVSENYRAAVILTKLGNVPYLDKFAVLDDAQGEGLGRAVWSIMREETPQLFWRSRHNNQANAFYYAESDGYYKQDHWKIFWNGLHHFQQIQQCVAHCTQHPPTLID; translated from the coding sequence ACCTACAGACTCGACAGATCATCATCCGCCTGCTGTCAAGCATGGCGAGCGCCAAGGAAATTAGCCAATACCTCAAGCGATTCTCCCAATTGGATGCAAAACGCTTTGCTGTCGTCAAAGTTGGCGGCGCCGTACTGCGCGATGATGTGGACGCACTGACCTCCTCCCTCTCATTCCTCCAAGAGGTGGGACTCACCCCGATTGTCCTGCACGGCGCCGGTCCCCAATTGGATGAAGAACTCACTGCTGTCGGCATTCAAAAAAAGACCGTCAACGGCTTCCGTGTCACCTTGCCAGAGACAATGGCCATCGTCCGCAAAGTGTTTCATGCCACCAACCTCCAACTCATCGAAGCATTACAGCGCAACGGCGCCCGCGCCACCTCCATCACCGGCGGAGTATTTGAAGCACACTACCTTGACCAAGAAACCTACGGCCTTGTGGGCGGAATCTCCGCCGTCAACATCGCACCGATTGAGGCCAGCTTGCGTGCCGCCTCTATTCCCGTCATTGCCAGCCTCGGCGAAACTCCCAGCGGCCAAATTCTCAACATCAATGCCGATGTTGCCGCCAATGAACTCGTACACGTCCTCCAGCCCTACAAAATCATCTTTCTCACCGGCACGGGCGGCTTACTTGATGCCGATGGAAAAATCATTAACTCAATCAACCTATCCACCGAATACGAACAACTCATCCAGCAGCCCTGGGTCTATGGCGGCATGAAACTCAAGATCGAACAGATCAAACACCTCCTGGACCGACTGCCCCTAGAATCCTCAGTCTCCATCACCCGCCCCGCCGACCTTGCCAAAGAACTGTTTACCCACAAAGGCTCCGGCACCCTGATACGCCGTGGCGAACGAGTCATCCGCGCCACCACATGGAAAGACCTAGACCTCCCGCGCCTCCAACACCTCATCCAATCCAGCTTCAGGCGTACCCTGATCCCCCATTACTTCGAAACCACCCCCTTACTGCGCGCCTATGTCAGCGAAAACTACCGCGCTGCCGTGATCCTGACCAAGCTGGGTAACGTCCCATACCTAGATAAATTCGCCGTATTGGACGACGCACAGGGAGAAGGCCTCGGCCGTGCCGTCTGGAGCATCATGCGCGAAGAAACACCCCAACTCTTCTGGCGTTCCCGCCACAACAACCAAGCCAATGCTTTTTACTACGCCGAATCCGATGGCTACTACAAACAAGACCACTGGAAAATCTTTTGGAATGGCCTACATCACTTCCAACAGATCCAACAATGCGTCGCCCACTGCACCCAACATCCCCCAACCCTGATCGATTGA
- the argC gene encoding N-acetyl-gamma-glutamyl-phosphate reductase, which translates to MSTATFTLGIVGARGYTGAALITLLTAHPAIELIFVSSREYHGQPVAAHNPTYCGDLRFETLDPAAVAAKRADVVILALPNGNAAPYVHAIDATAPPTLIIDLSADTRFDPDWYYGLPELTRHTYTGQKRISNPGCYATAMQLAIAPLRDQLAGPPQCFGVSGYSGAGTTPSDKNNQALLRDNLMPYALTDHLHEREVSAQLGIPVEFMPHVAPHFRGITLTANLWLQRPLTREHIKTLYATRYANDPLIDIIDPPPWVNQIAARHTVQIGAFTMAPGNKRVVIVATLDNLLKGAATQALQNLNRALGLDELTAIPYQPNPVPSPIP; encoded by the coding sequence ATGAGCACTGCCACCTTCACCCTTGGCATTGTTGGTGCCCGCGGCTACACCGGCGCCGCATTGATCACCCTCCTGACTGCCCACCCCGCGATTGAACTCATCTTTGTTTCCTCGCGTGAATACCATGGCCAGCCCGTTGCCGCACACAACCCCACCTACTGCGGTGATCTGCGTTTTGAAACCCTCGACCCAGCTGCCGTTGCTGCCAAACGTGCAGATGTCGTCATCCTCGCCCTACCCAATGGCAACGCCGCCCCTTACGTACACGCCATTGATGCCACCGCACCCCCCACCCTCATCATCGACCTATCCGCAGATACCCGCTTTGACCCAGACTGGTACTACGGCCTCCCCGAACTGACCCGACACACCTACACCGGACAGAAACGCATCAGCAACCCAGGCTGCTACGCCACCGCAATGCAACTAGCCATCGCCCCCCTTCGCGACCAACTGGCTGGCCCCCCACAGTGCTTTGGCGTCTCCGGCTACTCCGGTGCTGGCACCACCCCCTCAGACAAAAACAACCAAGCCCTACTGCGTGACAACCTCATGCCATACGCACTCACCGACCACCTGCATGAACGTGAAGTTAGCGCCCAACTTGGTATCCCCGTCGAATTCATGCCCCATGTCGCCCCCCACTTTCGCGGCATCACCCTCACCGCCAACCTCTGGTTACAACGCCCCCTGACCCGGGAACACATCAAGACCCTCTACGCAACCCGTTATGCCAACGACCCACTGATCGACATCATCGACCCACCCCCCTGGGTTAACCAGATTGCCGCCCGCCATACCGTACAGATCGGCGCCTTCACCATGGCACCGGGCAACAAACGCGTTGTGATCGTCGCCACCTTGGATAACCTCCTCAAAGGCGCCGCCACCCAAGCCCTACAGAACCTCAACCGCGCACTTGGCCTGGACGAACTGACCGCCATTCCCTACCAACCTAACCCTGTCCCATCACCCATTCCATAA
- the argH gene encoding argininosuccinate lyase codes for MPNLLWHKPGVAIDASIQTFLAADDVLLDREFFLYDITASTAHAQALQRIGLLTPDELDNILRELQHLSDEYRNGTFLLDTQYEDGHSAIESRLTERLGDTGRKIHTGRSRNDQILVATRLWLKDRLTQLSTLNRDIAHHALQRAAAEQHLPMPGYTHLQRAVVSSAGMWWAGWAESFIDNALRAADTLALIDCNPLGTAAGYGVNLPLDRPHTTTALGFARLQVNPICAQLSRGKFELAALEALGSATLDLRRIAWDLSLFTTSEFAFITLPPEYSTGSSIMPNKRNPDVIELMRATHASVAAARTEIEQLLSLPSGYHRDLQNSKGAIVRGFNRGLAALELLPALLSRLQWRPDTLRAAIDPGMYATDAAIEAAIAGIPFRDAYQMAAKTADTAAQDRTPETSLTARRSPGAAADLCLETLRARWHTLTQPTSDPDPR; via the coding sequence ATGCCAAACCTGCTTTGGCACAAACCCGGCGTGGCGATCGACGCCAGCATCCAAACCTTCCTGGCAGCCGATGATGTCCTTCTGGACCGCGAATTCTTCCTCTACGACATCACAGCCAGCACAGCCCATGCCCAAGCATTACAGCGCATCGGCCTCCTCACCCCCGACGAACTCGACAACATCCTCCGAGAACTGCAACACCTCAGCGACGAATACCGCAACGGCACCTTCCTCCTAGATACACAGTACGAAGACGGCCACTCCGCCATTGAATCCCGCTTGACCGAACGCCTCGGAGACACCGGCCGCAAAATTCACACCGGCCGCAGCCGCAACGACCAAATCCTAGTCGCCACCCGCCTATGGCTGAAAGACCGACTCACCCAACTGAGCACCTTGAACCGTGACATTGCCCACCATGCATTACAGCGTGCTGCTGCCGAACAACACCTCCCCATGCCTGGCTACACCCACCTGCAGCGCGCCGTTGTCTCATCGGCCGGCATGTGGTGGGCAGGCTGGGCTGAATCCTTCATCGACAACGCCCTACGCGCCGCCGATACCCTCGCCCTGATCGACTGCAACCCCCTCGGCACCGCCGCCGGCTATGGCGTCAACCTCCCCCTGGATCGCCCCCACACCACCACTGCACTGGGCTTTGCACGCCTCCAAGTCAACCCCATCTGCGCCCAACTTTCTCGCGGCAAATTTGAACTGGCCGCACTCGAAGCACTCGGCAGCGCCACCTTAGACCTCCGCCGTATCGCCTGGGATCTCTCCCTATTTACCACCAGCGAATTTGCATTCATCACCCTGCCGCCCGAATACAGCACCGGCAGCTCCATCATGCCCAACAAACGCAACCCAGACGTCATCGAACTCATGCGCGCCACCCATGCCAGCGTTGCCGCCGCCCGCACCGAAATCGAACAACTCCTCTCCCTCCCGTCCGGCTACCACCGCGACCTTCAGAACAGTAAAGGCGCCATCGTCCGCGGCTTCAACCGCGGCCTGGCCGCCTTAGAACTCTTACCCGCACTCCTGTCCCGCCTACAGTGGCGCCCAGACACCCTCCGTGCCGCCATTGATCCCGGTATGTATGCCACCGATGCCGCTATTGAAGCCGCAATCGCCGGCATCCCCTTCCGTGACGCCTACCAGATGGCCGCCAAAACCGCTGACACCGCCGCCCAAGACCGCACCCCAGAAACCAGCCTCACCGCACGCCGCTCCCCCGGCGCTGCCGCTGATTTATGCCTGGAGACCCTCCGTGCCCGTTGGCACACCTTGACCCAACCCACCTCCGACCCAGACCCGCGGTGA